A single genomic interval of Hyphomicrobium methylovorum harbors:
- the moaD gene encoding molybdopterin converting factor subunit 1, whose translation MTAETQKPEVVLRYFAWLRERTGFSEERIRLPEGIETVSDVLRWQTTRGHPFDVAFAKPDPIRVALDRTHAKTSASIANAREIAFFPPVTGG comes from the coding sequence ATGACTGCAGAAACTCAGAAACCCGAAGTCGTATTGCGCTACTTCGCCTGGCTGCGCGAACGCACCGGCTTCTCCGAAGAGCGCATTCGCCTCCCCGAGGGTATCGAGACGGTCTCCGACGTTCTGCGCTGGCAGACAACGCGCGGCCACCCGTTTGACGTTGCGTTCGCGAAACCGGATCCGATCCGCGTTGCCCTTGACCGAACGCACGCGAAGACAAGCGCATCCATCGCAAATGCACGCGAGATCGCGTTCTTTCCGCCCGTAACGGGAGGCTAA
- the pgsA gene encoding CDP-diacylglycerol--glycerol-3-phosphate 3-phosphatidyltransferase, giving the protein MDRVARRSFPMSLPNILTYGRIVAVPVLAGVLFFGTSEAARWLAFTIFVVACLTDWLDGYLARIWEQQSTLGRMLDPIADKLLVGATLLMLVYVDTIGDWSIWAAIIILSREILVSGLREFLAELNVKVHVTQLAKWKTTAQFVSLALLLAGPAAEEILPGTTIAGIALLWVAALLTLLTGYDYLKAGIRHAINR; this is encoded by the coding sequence ATGGACCGTGTCGCACGCCGCTCGTTTCCGATGAGCTTGCCAAACATTCTGACCTACGGCCGGATCGTTGCTGTTCCGGTTCTCGCCGGTGTGCTGTTTTTCGGCACGAGCGAAGCTGCCCGCTGGCTCGCGTTTACCATTTTTGTGGTGGCCTGCCTGACGGACTGGCTCGACGGCTATCTGGCGCGCATCTGGGAGCAGCAATCAACGCTTGGGCGCATGCTCGATCCGATCGCCGACAAGCTCCTCGTCGGCGCAACGTTGCTGATGCTCGTCTACGTCGATACCATCGGCGACTGGTCGATCTGGGCTGCGATCATCATTCTGTCACGTGAAATCCTGGTTTCAGGATTGCGAGAGTTCCTGGCAGAACTCAACGTGAAGGTGCACGTAACGCAGCTGGCCAAATGGAAAACGACGGCGCAATTTGTATCCCTGGCGCTGCTGTTGGCTGGCCCCGCGGCAGAGGAAATCCTGCCCGGAACGACCATTGCCGGAATCGCGCTCCTTTGGGTCGCCGCACTGCTGACGTTGCTGACCGGCTATGATTATCTGAAGGCGGGCATCCGCCACGCCATCAATCGCTGA
- a CDS encoding SDR family oxidoreductase produces the protein MTQKSERQKSALITGAARRIGRAVALELARGGWAVAIHYRNSSVDAEKLAEHIRSEGGRAEIFSADLKDLAAIDRLVADIGRSMGPLTALINNASEFQPDSIETLDEATWDLHLDVNLKAPAFLSKAMAAQLPPDAEGNIVNIIDQRVWNLTPDFFSYTVSKAGLWATTRMLAQALAPRIRVNAIAPGPVLQSVHQTAQDFAHEAQSTLLGHGPTPEEIAGAVRFILATSSITGQMIVLDGGQHLT, from the coding sequence ATGACCCAGAAATCCGAACGACAGAAGTCTGCACTTATCACTGGCGCCGCCCGGCGAATTGGCCGTGCCGTGGCCCTCGAACTGGCGCGCGGAGGGTGGGCCGTCGCCATCCATTACCGAAATTCATCAGTAGACGCCGAAAAGCTGGCGGAACACATCCGCTCTGAAGGCGGCCGCGCCGAGATATTCTCCGCCGACCTCAAAGACCTCGCCGCGATCGATCGCCTGGTGGCGGACATCGGCCGCTCGATGGGTCCGCTGACCGCACTCATCAACAACGCCTCGGAATTTCAGCCCGACAGCATCGAGACGCTGGACGAAGCAACCTGGGACCTGCACCTGGACGTCAATCTCAAGGCGCCAGCCTTCCTCTCCAAAGCCATGGCGGCGCAACTGCCCCCGGACGCGGAAGGCAACATCGTCAACATCATCGACCAGCGCGTGTGGAATCTGACGCCGGACTTTTTCTCCTACACGGTCTCAAAAGCCGGTCTCTGGGCAACGACCCGGATGCTCGCCCAGGCCCTCGCGCCGCGCATCCGCGTCAACGCGATCGCCCCGGGCCCCGTGTTGCAGAGCGTCCATCAGACGGCGCAGGATTTCGCGCACGAAGCACAATCAACGCTGCTCGGTCACGGCCCAACCCCGGAAGAGATCGCTGGGGCCGTTCGCTTCATCCTCGCAACGTCGTCCATAACGGGACAAATGATCGTGCTCGACGGCGGCCAGCACCTCACCTGA
- the uvrC gene encoding excinuclease ABC subunit UvrC: MTEDQPPADLAATPSRPPKSGTDVIAGYLKTLPHTPGVYRMLDAEGEVIYVGKARSLKARVSNYARLQGHTNRIARMILATVSMEFITVRTEAEALLLEANLIKRFRPRFNVLMRDDKSFPYILIARDHRAPAVMKHRGARNRKGEYFGPFASAGAVNRTVNMLQRAFLLRSCSDSVYESRTRPCLLFQIKRCSAPCTGEITLEDYSGLVGEASRFLSGESQTVRELYQRLMQDAAEKLEFETAAKYRNRLWALAHVTADQSINPEGVEEADVFAAYQDGGQTCIQVFFFRTGQNWGNRAYYPKADRALDVADVLDSFVAQFYDDKPVPRLILLSHDVANRSLLAEALSTKAERKVDIRVPSRGTKSGLVEHALSNAREALGRKLAESSSQARLLEGVAERFGLPSVPRRIEVFDNSHISGTNAVGGMIVAGPEGFVKGQYRKFNIKSPDTTPGDDYAMMREVLTRRFRRISDTEVLEEIETEVAELIADTTGNPVDVPLPQDEEDVPDEDQVFPDRPDLVLIDGGLGQLSIAREVLSSLGLHDIQLIGVAKGPDRDAGREHFHIPGRERPMMLEARDPVLYFVQRLRDEAHRFAIGTHRAKRSKAIGVNPLDEIEGIGPTRKRALLKHFGSAKAVSRAGMEDLKAVDGISADMSRKIYDFFHERPQ; this comes from the coding sequence ATGACCGAAGATCAGCCGCCCGCGGATTTGGCGGCGACCCCCAGTCGGCCGCCAAAATCCGGCACCGATGTTATTGCGGGATATCTCAAAACACTGCCTCACACGCCGGGCGTCTATCGCATGCTCGATGCGGAGGGAGAGGTAATTTATGTTGGCAAAGCGCGGTCGCTGAAAGCGCGCGTCTCCAATTATGCGCGCCTCCAGGGCCACACGAACCGCATTGCGCGCATGATCCTCGCAACAGTGTCGATGGAGTTCATCACCGTCCGCACCGAGGCCGAGGCGCTGCTGCTCGAAGCCAATCTCATCAAACGCTTCCGCCCGCGCTTCAACGTCCTGATGCGCGACGACAAGTCGTTCCCATACATCCTGATTGCGCGCGATCATCGCGCTCCTGCCGTCATGAAACATCGTGGCGCTCGCAATCGCAAAGGCGAATACTTCGGCCCATTCGCATCCGCTGGCGCGGTGAACCGCACCGTCAACATGCTGCAGCGCGCGTTCTTGCTGCGCTCGTGTTCCGACAGCGTTTACGAAAGCCGCACGCGGCCGTGTCTGCTGTTTCAGATCAAACGCTGCTCGGCCCCTTGCACCGGAGAAATCACGCTCGAAGACTATTCCGGCCTCGTCGGCGAAGCCTCTCGCTTCTTGAGCGGCGAAAGCCAGACCGTGCGCGAACTGTACCAGCGCCTGATGCAGGATGCGGCGGAGAAGCTCGAGTTCGAGACGGCCGCCAAATACCGCAACCGTCTGTGGGCGCTCGCCCACGTCACCGCCGATCAATCGATCAATCCCGAAGGCGTCGAGGAAGCTGACGTCTTCGCCGCCTATCAAGACGGCGGACAGACGTGCATTCAGGTCTTCTTCTTCCGCACCGGACAGAACTGGGGCAATCGCGCCTACTACCCGAAGGCCGACCGCGCGCTCGATGTCGCGGACGTTCTCGATAGTTTCGTCGCGCAATTTTACGACGACAAACCCGTTCCGCGCTTGATCCTACTCTCGCACGACGTCGCAAACCGCAGCTTGCTTGCCGAAGCGCTATCGACCAAAGCCGAGCGCAAGGTGGACATTCGCGTGCCATCGCGCGGCACAAAGTCCGGCCTCGTCGAGCACGCGTTGTCGAATGCGCGCGAAGCACTGGGACGCAAACTCGCGGAAAGCTCATCGCAAGCGCGACTCCTCGAAGGCGTTGCCGAACGGTTCGGACTGCCCTCAGTGCCGCGCCGGATCGAAGTCTTCGACAACAGCCACATCTCTGGAACGAACGCCGTCGGCGGCATGATCGTGGCGGGCCCGGAAGGCTTCGTCAAAGGCCAATACCGAAAGTTCAACATCAAGTCGCCGGACACAACACCGGGCGACGATTACGCGATGATGCGTGAAGTTCTGACCCGCCGCTTCCGGCGCATCTCCGATACCGAGGTGCTCGAAGAAATCGAGACGGAAGTCGCCGAGCTCATCGCGGACACGACAGGCAATCCTGTCGACGTACCGCTACCGCAAGACGAGGAAGATGTTCCCGACGAAGATCAAGTCTTCCCTGACCGCCCGGACCTCGTTTTGATCGACGGCGGCTTGGGCCAGCTTTCCATCGCACGTGAAGTTCTGAGCAGCCTTGGCTTGCACGACATTCAGTTGATCGGCGTCGCCAAGGGTCCGGATCGCGACGCTGGCCGGGAGCATTTCCACATCCCGGGACGCGAGCGCCCGATGATGCTCGAAGCACGCGACCCTGTGCTCTATTTTGTTCAGCGGCTTCGAGACGAAGCGCATCGATTTGCAATCGGCACCCACCGCGCCAAACGCTCGAAAGCGATCGGCGTCAATCCGCTCGACGAAATCGAAGGCATCGGTCCAACGCGCAAGCGTGCGTTGCTGAAGCATTTCGGCTCCGCCAAAGCCGTTTCCCGCGCCGGAATGGAAGATTTGAAGGCCGTCGACGGGATTTCTGCGGATATGTCCCGAAAGATCTACGATTTCTTCCACGAACGGCCACAATAA
- a CDS encoding glucosaminidase domain-containing protein: MSIKYREVSAMRSALLTSAAALPIIFAATGALAAPAIRTDATNRVPACVTPERLMAFLTERNDRLDPRFRGIALYYKHYGEGWRVRWDYAFFQMAIETNFLKFRRGDGKRGDVRETQNNFAGIGATGGGVPGERFADVQTGVHAQIQHLVAYSGEHLAAPVAKRTREQQSGIIHLSLRLGRPVTFGDLARRWATDRNYAKSIDFIANSFAQSYCNGAPVQTARDTVPPAPQPAQRRRALPFPPPSGLGGPKPSEIEDQSADIEIAADAEELPWLAKPKPAHTDTPARPASSKPKPAPGKQKPAQQDRVKTIWSRDAVIQSDGGSQDAPSRNASGDPALDRNTAESTTSPAPAAPSGLPVFKITPSTGPEPSRLGGPVPDIRNAPANSKPCRILMASYGGTKTLLLRSETNGETQLTALTVLDGFEKSMFETYRRVTSPAAEIVGEYADKDSALADARSNCPTD, translated from the coding sequence ATGAGTATCAAGTACAGGGAAGTGTCAGCTATGCGCTCGGCGCTTCTCACCTCCGCGGCTGCTCTCCCGATTATTTTTGCCGCGACGGGCGCACTCGCCGCTCCCGCAATCCGGACTGACGCAACCAATCGCGTTCCGGCATGCGTGACGCCGGAGCGCCTGATGGCGTTCCTCACTGAGCGCAACGATCGCCTCGATCCGCGCTTCCGCGGCATCGCGCTTTACTACAAGCACTACGGCGAAGGATGGCGAGTCCGCTGGGACTACGCCTTCTTTCAAATGGCGATCGAAACCAACTTCCTGAAATTCAGGCGCGGTGACGGAAAGCGCGGCGACGTTCGCGAAACGCAGAACAATTTCGCTGGCATCGGCGCGACCGGAGGCGGCGTTCCAGGTGAACGCTTTGCCGACGTCCAGACCGGCGTCCATGCACAGATCCAGCATCTCGTCGCTTATTCTGGCGAACACCTCGCGGCTCCGGTCGCAAAGCGAACGCGCGAACAGCAGAGTGGCATCATCCACCTATCTTTGCGGCTCGGCCGCCCGGTGACATTTGGAGATCTGGCGCGGCGTTGGGCGACAGACCGCAACTACGCCAAATCGATCGACTTCATCGCCAACAGTTTCGCCCAGAGCTACTGCAACGGAGCGCCGGTGCAAACCGCTCGCGATACCGTTCCGCCAGCGCCACAGCCCGCTCAACGCAGGCGCGCGTTGCCGTTCCCGCCTCCGTCAGGACTGGGTGGTCCGAAGCCGAGCGAAATCGAAGATCAATCCGCAGATATCGAGATCGCTGCCGATGCGGAAGAACTGCCCTGGCTTGCGAAACCCAAGCCCGCGCACACCGATACACCCGCACGGCCGGCCTCGTCCAAACCGAAGCCCGCACCCGGAAAGCAGAAGCCTGCTCAGCAAGATCGGGTGAAAACGATCTGGTCCCGCGACGCCGTCATACAATCCGACGGTGGATCGCAAGACGCCCCATCGCGGAATGCGTCCGGCGATCCGGCTCTCGATAGAAACACCGCCGAGAGCACGACTTCGCCCGCACCGGCAGCGCCTTCAGGCTTGCCCGTTTTTAAGATCACGCCTTCAACCGGTCCGGAACCCTCGCGTCTCGGCGGACCCGTGCCGGACATTCGCAACGCACCCGCGAACAGCAAACCATGCCGCATTCTGATGGCGAGTTACGGCGGAACGAAAACGCTACTTCTCCGCTCCGAGACGAACGGCGAAACGCAACTGACGGCGCTCACCGTACTCGACGGCTTCGAGAAATCGATGTTCGAAACCTATCGCCGCGTAACCAGCCCGGCAGCAGAGATCGTTGGTGAATACGCCGACAAAGACTCCGCCCTCGCCGACGCACGCAGCAATTGCCCAACAGATTGA
- a CDS encoding molybdenum cofactor biosynthesis protein MoaE, producing MSVRVGEADFDVSAELAAVAGKDHGVGGVAIFVGKVRDHAGGEKLTSMTLEHYPGMTEAELERIETEAQSRFKLSGSRIVHRVGTLAPGDNIVLVIATSPHRKDAFDATEFLMDYLKTRAPFWKKESLANGSTRWVEAHENDALAAAAWTTPSAD from the coding sequence ATGTCCGTCCGCGTCGGAGAAGCGGATTTCGATGTCTCGGCGGAACTTGCAGCCGTCGCCGGCAAAGACCACGGCGTCGGCGGCGTAGCGATATTTGTCGGCAAGGTTCGCGACCACGCAGGCGGCGAAAAGCTGACTTCTATGACGCTTGAACACTATCCGGGCATGACCGAAGCAGAGCTTGAACGCATCGAAACCGAAGCCCAAAGCCGTTTCAAGCTGTCCGGCTCGCGGATCGTGCATCGCGTCGGCACGCTCGCGCCCGGCGACAACATCGTGCTGGTCATCGCCACCTCGCCCCACCGCAAAGATGCGTTCGACGCAACCGAATTCCTGATGGACTACCTGAAGACGCGCGCGCCGTTCTGGAAAAAAGAATCGCTCGCCAACGGATCGACTCGCTGGGTCGAAGCGCACGAGAACGATGCGCTAGCCGCCGCCGCCTGGACAACGCCCAGCGCCGATTGA
- a CDS encoding TorF family putative porin, whose product MAKFGRFAVAVGALAFAAAGMSATASADEERKFDYTISMTATSDYIFRGISLTNGDPAFQPSIELRYGIAYVGLWGSNIDGAARPFEMDVTAGIRPVTGPVSWDIGVLWYTYPDSKIAGDLDYVEFKVAASITPVTNLTMGVTGYFTPNQGFAYPETETIEGNVSYQLPQFAMFTPTIGGIVGYSTSSRNSDWADGAFLGQKDYTYWNAGLKLAVDKFFMDFRYWDTNIGQTASNGFDNGNADSRFVFSAGVSLP is encoded by the coding sequence ATGGCTAAGTTTGGACGCTTTGCGGTTGCTGTAGGGGCTCTCGCCTTTGCCGCCGCTGGAATGTCGGCAACAGCGTCGGCAGACGAAGAAAGAAAATTTGACTACACGATCTCGATGACCGCTACGAGCGACTATATCTTCCGCGGCATTTCGTTGACGAACGGCGATCCGGCATTCCAGCCGTCGATCGAACTCCGGTACGGCATTGCCTACGTCGGCCTGTGGGGGTCTAACATCGATGGCGCAGCTCGGCCGTTCGAAATGGACGTCACCGCTGGTATCCGTCCTGTAACCGGGCCGGTTAGCTGGGATATCGGTGTCCTCTGGTACACCTACCCCGACTCAAAGATTGCTGGCGATCTCGACTACGTCGAGTTCAAGGTTGCCGCCTCGATCACGCCGGTCACCAACCTGACGATGGGTGTCACGGGCTACTTCACGCCGAACCAGGGCTTTGCTTATCCGGAAACGGAAACGATCGAAGGCAACGTCAGCTATCAGCTGCCGCAGTTCGCGATGTTCACGCCGACCATCGGCGGTATCGTTGGCTATTCGACCAGCTCGCGGAACAGCGATTGGGCTGACGGCGCATTCCTCGGCCAGAAGGATTACACCTACTGGAACGCGGGTCTGAAGCTTGCAGTCGACAAGTTCTTCATGGACTTCCGCTACTGGGATACGAACATCGGCCAGACGGCTTCGAATGGCTTCGATAATGGTAATGCAGATTCGCGTTTCGTCTTCTCTGCCGGCGTCTCGCTGCCCTAA
- a CDS encoding glucosaminidase domain-containing protein: MAFIIAAASGMAAVSLPAFAADLPQIKVSKTNTVPACATPGRMMAFLNNRNPSLDPRFSTIAADYMRVGEELKIRWDIAFFQMLLETGNLTFKGDVSASQNNFAGLGATGRRVPGESFPDVPTGVKAHLQHLLLYAGEHLDNPVAERTRKVQEWGVLTSWLKAQSGPTDFEQLAKKWAPTSRRYARDISGITESFYGSPCRAADPQPELLALARPGSAPVQPSAADPKIAMAEDASSDTDTTPKISGAELARKANEEARKSGSFARWSLGAELPKDDTPAVAVGEPAQTAKPQTVKIINAETEPEVAASAPAGQTPAAPIAKAEQEKPASTAKKLTTKKIKTAALGAGTKSAVTPDNAVKAAPTISPAPRPSCKVWTASYGGGHSVIIKAKADQQDNYTVLDVNEGAEKREADAYIAAYAKGGVSVGQFSNPSQALDKAFELCPDG; the protein is encoded by the coding sequence TTGGCGTTCATCATCGCTGCAGCCAGTGGTATGGCTGCCGTTTCTCTGCCGGCGTTCGCCGCCGACCTTCCACAGATCAAAGTGAGCAAGACCAACACGGTCCCGGCGTGCGCTACGCCCGGACGCATGATGGCCTTCCTCAACAATCGAAACCCCAGTCTCGATCCCCGTTTCTCAACGATCGCCGCAGATTACATGCGCGTCGGCGAGGAACTGAAGATCCGTTGGGATATCGCGTTCTTCCAGATGTTGCTGGAGACCGGCAACCTCACCTTCAAGGGTGACGTCTCTGCCTCGCAGAACAACTTCGCAGGTCTCGGCGCAACAGGTCGCCGCGTTCCGGGAGAAAGCTTCCCCGACGTTCCGACCGGCGTAAAAGCCCATCTTCAGCACCTTCTCCTTTACGCTGGTGAGCATCTCGACAATCCGGTCGCCGAGCGCACGCGCAAGGTTCAGGAATGGGGCGTGCTGACCTCGTGGCTGAAGGCTCAGTCCGGCCCAACAGACTTCGAGCAGCTTGCGAAGAAGTGGGCGCCGACATCGCGCCGCTACGCACGTGACATCTCCGGCATCACCGAATCCTTCTACGGCAGCCCATGCCGCGCGGCCGATCCGCAGCCGGAATTGCTCGCGCTCGCGCGGCCAGGATCCGCACCCGTGCAGCCGTCCGCCGCCGATCCAAAGATCGCGATGGCCGAAGATGCATCGTCAGATACGGACACAACTCCGAAGATTTCCGGAGCCGAACTCGCGCGCAAGGCGAACGAAGAAGCACGCAAATCCGGTTCGTTCGCACGCTGGAGCCTAGGTGCCGAACTGCCGAAAGACGACACGCCCGCCGTCGCCGTCGGCGAGCCCGCTCAGACTGCAAAGCCGCAAACCGTGAAGATCATCAACGCGGAGACCGAGCCCGAAGTCGCGGCATCCGCACCGGCTGGCCAGACGCCTGCCGCACCTATCGCCAAAGCTGAGCAGGAAAAACCCGCCAGCACAGCGAAAAAATTGACGACAAAGAAGATCAAGACCGCGGCCCTCGGCGCAGGCACCAAGTCTGCCGTCACGCCGGACAATGCGGTGAAGGCTGCGCCGACGATCTCTCCCGCTCCGCGCCCGTCTTGCAAAGTCTGGACTGCGAGCTACGGCGGCGGCCATTCCGTGATCATCAAAGCGAAAGCCGATCAGCAGGACAACTACACGGTTCTCGACGTCAACGAAGGCGCAGAGAAACGCGAAGCTGACGCCTACATCGCAGCTTACGCGAAGGGCGGCGTATCGGTGGGCCAGTTTTCAAACCCATCGCAAGCGCTCGATAAGGCCTTCGAACTCTGCCCGGATGGTTGA
- a CDS encoding DUF3772 domain-containing protein — protein sequence MLRYAAALTVAVFLSVTSASAQSQPQPHVANPEKPISATSPAPAKAQAAPAPAATPAPAPTAEPPAAAATTPAAPTAAPAANPAPAAQPAAHPAPAAPPPPPPVQVLPAEVNTTINSMVGVMDGAEKKLTAISNANTDLGTLRDQVDSVIAKSTQTADGLRPRLADLQHQISKLGDPPAEGSPPEAATVTAERARLLAESSELSGAVKTLEVTWWRARQAIDKITGLRLQLFVRSLTERITSPIFPEFWNDISRAAPSVSWRLKYNATDWWSSVNQQKINVTLLLAATVGLYLFLKAVALALIRYRPKPDGTPPTFFERAASASWIIPVRATPAIASALLLYGGLDYLGLLYYPTAAPASAALLRAALIFIGVSALVSVVFAPKRPERRLVLLSDRSSRRISRLLKLLALIYSTDLFLSAFGQILYFPLSMSVLQSLVASISFAIVLAGLLLTPFESSEASPMVRVGRSEPLWLKLPLWIAALAIVACCLFGYVALGRFLAQQMVMTGVVGLVATLLYLAIRAFTRGSTTSNSSFGALLQDRMGFDDVRRRQISWLTETVLTFCVIFAVIPVLLLQWGFSGPDIRDWLKSLLFGFEIGQFRISLFRILIGVGIFLALLFLTRVVQSRLRENVLIRPRMDAGIANSIDTTVGYAGTALAAIIAISYAGFDITNLAIVAGALSVGIGFGLQSIVNNFVSGLILLIERPIKVGDWVVIGGEQGTVKNISVRSTEIETFDRASLIVPNSELVTGRVLNWTHRNALGRVVMKFSSGPDTDPRRVLAILAECAGRHPNVLREPAPVAVFEGYNEDTTDFSLRILLPDISHGLTVQSDLRVAIFEALRRADIGGAKDFVAHPATGTAAG from the coding sequence ATGCTGAGATACGCCGCTGCACTCACAGTTGCAGTCTTCTTGTCCGTGACTTCGGCCAGCGCGCAAAGTCAGCCGCAGCCGCACGTCGCCAATCCTGAAAAGCCGATCTCGGCAACATCTCCGGCACCCGCCAAAGCGCAAGCCGCGCCAGCGCCTGCCGCGACGCCAGCACCCGCTCCAACAGCAGAGCCCCCAGCCGCCGCGGCAACAACTCCCGCCGCTCCCACAGCAGCACCGGCGGCGAACCCGGCACCCGCAGCGCAGCCCGCTGCTCATCCGGCACCAGCCGCGCCTCCCCCACCCCCACCTGTCCAGGTTTTGCCAGCGGAGGTGAACACCACCATCAACTCGATGGTCGGCGTGATGGATGGCGCGGAGAAAAAGCTGACCGCGATCAGCAATGCAAATACCGACCTCGGCACGCTTCGCGACCAAGTGGACAGCGTTATCGCGAAATCGACGCAGACCGCCGATGGTTTGCGTCCACGGCTTGCCGACCTGCAGCATCAGATCAGCAAGCTCGGTGATCCGCCTGCCGAAGGATCACCACCCGAAGCCGCGACCGTCACAGCCGAACGCGCACGCTTGCTCGCGGAATCATCCGAGCTTTCCGGCGCCGTCAAAACGCTGGAAGTGACGTGGTGGCGCGCACGCCAAGCGATCGACAAAATAACGGGCCTTCGCCTTCAGCTCTTCGTGCGCAGCCTCACCGAACGCATCACGAGCCCGATCTTCCCGGAATTCTGGAACGACATCTCGCGCGCTGCGCCGAGCGTTTCCTGGCGTCTGAAATATAACGCGACCGATTGGTGGTCGTCCGTCAATCAACAGAAGATCAACGTCACGCTGCTGCTCGCGGCAACGGTCGGCCTTTACCTGTTCTTGAAAGCCGTCGCGCTGGCGCTAATCCGCTATCGACCGAAACCTGATGGCACACCGCCGACGTTCTTCGAACGCGCTGCATCCGCGTCTTGGATAATCCCCGTTCGCGCGACGCCCGCAATCGCATCGGCGCTGCTTCTCTACGGCGGGCTCGATTACCTTGGCCTGCTCTATTACCCGACTGCAGCACCCGCCAGCGCAGCATTGCTGCGAGCCGCGCTTATTTTCATTGGCGTATCCGCGCTTGTGAGCGTCGTGTTTGCGCCGAAACGGCCCGAGCGCCGCCTCGTGCTCCTGTCGGATCGAAGCTCGCGACGAATTTCGCGCCTGCTTAAGCTGCTTGCGCTGATTTATTCGACCGACCTCTTTCTCTCGGCGTTCGGACAGATCCTGTATTTCCCGCTGTCTATGAGCGTGCTGCAGTCTCTCGTTGCCAGCATCTCATTCGCCATCGTGCTCGCAGGCCTGCTGCTGACGCCGTTCGAGTCGAGCGAAGCCTCTCCGATGGTCCGCGTGGGACGCAGCGAACCTCTGTGGCTCAAGCTGCCGCTTTGGATCGCGGCGCTCGCGATCGTCGCCTGCTGCCTGTTCGGCTATGTCGCGCTTGGCCGCTTCCTGGCGCAGCAAATGGTGATGACGGGCGTTGTCGGCCTCGTCGCAACGTTGCTGTATCTGGCCATTCGCGCGTTCACGCGCGGCAGCACGACGTCGAACAGCAGTTTCGGAGCGTTGCTGCAAGATCGGATGGGCTTCGATGATGTCCGCCGCCGTCAGATCAGTTGGCTGACAGAGACGGTCCTGACGTTCTGCGTCATCTTTGCCGTCATCCCGGTTTTGCTGCTGCAATGGGGCTTCTCAGGACCGGATATCCGAGACTGGCTGAAATCCTTGCTGTTCGGTTTCGAGATCGGACAGTTCCGCATTTCCCTTTTCCGGATTCTGATCGGCGTCGGCATTTTCCTGGCGCTGCTGTTCCTGACTCGCGTTGTTCAAAGCCGCTTGCGCGAGAACGTTCTGATCCGTCCGCGTATGGACGCCGGCATCGCAAACTCGATCGACACGACGGTCGGGTATGCAGGCACCGCACTCGCGGCGATCATCGCGATCTCCTACGCCGGGTTCGACATCACCAACCTCGCGATCGTCGCTGGTGCGCTTTCAGTCGGTATCGGTTTCGGCCTGCAGTCCATCGTCAACAATTTCGTCTCCGGTCTGATCCTGCTCATCGAGCGCCCCATCAAGGTCGGCGACTGGGTCGTGATCGGCGGCGAACAGGGAACGGTAAAAAACATCTCCGTCCGTTCGACCGAGATCGAAACCTTCGATCGCGCCAGCCTCATCGTGCCGAACTCCGAACTCGTCACCGGCCGGGTTCTGAACTGGACGCACCGCAACGCGCTTGGACGCGTCGTCATGAAATTCAGCTCTGGACCAGACACAGATCCCCGGCGGGTCCTGGCGATTTTGGCCGAATGCGCGGGTCGCCATCCAAATGTGCTGCGCGAACCGGCCCCTGTCGCCGTTTTCGAGGGCTACAACGAGGACACGACCGATTTCTCGCTGCGAATTCTGCTGCCCGACATTTCGCACGGACTGACGGTGCAGTCGGACCTGAGAGTCGCGATATTCGAGGCTCTTCGCCGCGCCGATATCGGTGGTGCCAAGGACTTCGTCGCCCACCCCGCCACGGGAACCGCTGCGGGCTGA